A stretch of DNA from Candidatus Spechtbacterales bacterium:
TACGCGGGGACTTTGTTTTGGACTCTTACCAAATGTCTGATTCTGACGGAAGGGCGGTACGCAATATTGTGCATGCTTCGGGTTCTCCTGAAGAGGCGGAGAATGAGATAAAGCATTGGTTTAGCGAAGAAGAAGTATTAAGCTACAACCACATGCAGGAGAAGATTCTTTATGACGTAGACCTAGGCGGAATATTAGATTAATTATGCCGGAGATTATTGAGGCTGAGATAACAAAACAAAAACTTACGCTTGCTTTAAAAGGCAAGCGTATTTTGAATTTTTGGACAGATTGGCCAAAAGGTCTGTATTCAGAAGCGGGCGGTGTTAAAAAAACAAAAGCTGCTATTGAGGGTTCAAAAATAAAACATATAGAGCGCATGGGCAAAGCTGTTGTAATAAAACTTGAGGGCGGGAATGTCCTCGCCCTGCACCAGAGAATGAGCGGGCACATTCGCCTTATGGCGAGGTCGGACATTGCTAAGTATAAGCACGCGCATTTTAAATTTGAACTGTCGGATGGCAATTGCATGGCTTTAATTGACCCAAGAAAATTCGGCACTGTCTGGTTTGGTTCCGAGGCGTGGTTTGACAGGCAAAATTATATAAAAAATTTAGGGCACGATGTTTTAAGGATTGATAAAATTGATTTTGTAGAAATACTTGCCAGTTCCTCCGCCTCCGTAAAATCTTTTTTACTGAAGCAGGACAAACTCGCAGGGCTCGGCAATATAGCCTGTGATGAAATATTATGGAAGGCAAAAATAAATCCTGAAAGAAAAGTGGAAAGCTTGACTAAGACTGAAGCTTCAAAAATATATTCCGCGATGCACAAAGTTCTCGCCGATGTTTTGAGACACGGCGGTACAAGTATGAGTGACTGGTACCATCCTGACGGCAAAAAGGGAAGTTACCAGGATAATTTTAAAATATATAAAAAGACCACCTGTTCCCGATGTGGTTCGCGGGTTAAAAAAATAAAAATTGCGGGGCGCGGGACATATTTTTGCCCGGTGTGTCAAAAGTGAGCTTCATTTCGTTTTCACTATATTGCGCGTATTATGGCACGCATATTTGGGATATACATTGCCCGGCATGGTTGCTATAATGTAAGTGAGGATACAGTGCGAACCAAAATTCGGCACAAGTCGTATTTTAAAGGGATTCCTAATTGCTTTGCTCTGCGGAGTAAAGTTGCGGAGACCCACCTGTAAATTCTCCGAATTTACTCGCACTGCATTCCTCCAATGTACCCGGTGCTAAAGAGGTCGGGTTTGTTGGAGGGATTATGAGCAACAAAGAAAACATAACAGTTATAGCGCTGGGAGGTTCAATAATAGTTTCCCGCAAAATACAAACAGACTACTTGAAGCGTCTCAGAAGGTTTATAGTAGAGGAGGTGTCTGAGGGGAAAAAATTTATAATTGTAGCAGGCGGAGGGAGTACAGCTCGCAACTATCAAAAGGCCGCTGAAGCTGTTGTGGATATAGAGGACGAAGATAAAGACTGGTTGGGTATTCACTCAACACGGCTCAATGCTCATTTATTACGAACTATTTTTTACGATCACGCTTACCCCTTTGTATTAGACAATCCTGAAAAACCAATAAAAGAACGCGACTTTCAAAAGTACGCGCTTTTTATTGCCTCGGGATGGCGCCCCGGCTGGTCCACTGATTATATAGCATTTAGAATGGCGCACCGCTTTAACGCGGACAAGGTTGTGATAGCCACTAAAATACCTTACGTTTATGATAAAGATATTTCGCTACATACGGATGCCAGCCACTTTGAAAATATGACATGGAAAGAGTATCAGAATCTTTTGCCCGAAAATGAATGGGTGCCCGGAATGAAGAGTCCGGTAGATCCTGTGGCAACCCGCTTTGCAATAGAGAATGGAATAAAATGCGTGCTTTTGCGCGGAACAAACATAAGAAACTTGCAAAGCTACTTTAAAGGAGGAGATTTTAAGGGGACTATTATTGAATAAATATATTTATTTTTCCCCCTCGTAAGTCTGTAT
This window harbors:
- the mutM gene encoding bifunctional DNA-formamidopyrimidine glycosylase/DNA-(apurinic or apyrimidinic site) lyase; its protein translation is MPEIIEAEITKQKLTLALKGKRILNFWTDWPKGLYSEAGGVKKTKAAIEGSKIKHIERMGKAVVIKLEGGNVLALHQRMSGHIRLMARSDIAKYKHAHFKFELSDGNCMALIDPRKFGTVWFGSEAWFDRQNYIKNLGHDVLRIDKIDFVEILASSSASVKSFLLKQDKLAGLGNIACDEILWKAKINPERKVESLTKTEASKIYSAMHKVLADVLRHGGTSMSDWYHPDGKKGSYQDNFKIYKKTTCSRCGSRVKKIKIAGRGTYFCPVCQK
- the pyrH gene encoding UMP kinase: MSNKENITVIALGGSIIVSRKIQTDYLKRLRRFIVEEVSEGKKFIIVAGGGSTARNYQKAAEAVVDIEDEDKDWLGIHSTRLNAHLLRTIFYDHAYPFVLDNPEKPIKERDFQKYALFIASGWRPGWSTDYIAFRMAHRFNADKVVIATKIPYVYDKDISLHTDASHFENMTWKEYQNLLPENEWVPGMKSPVDPVATRFAIENGIKCVLLRGTNIRNLQSYFKGGDFKGTIIE